A window of Brachybacterium fresconis contains these coding sequences:
- a CDS encoding GH-E family nuclease, with the protein MWVRVRDTSTDANLVDLGGKGKWKLIEWKPGQSRRNLWDMGHFPGAKYSQLRTDYLAGNISKKSFLARYHDVENYGVEDWRRNSSHEDE; encoded by the coding sequence ATGTGGGTCCGCGTTCGAGACACTTCGACCGATGCGAATCTAGTAGATCTCGGCGGTAAGGGGAAATGGAAGCTCATAGAATGGAAGCCGGGGCAGTCCAGGCGGAATCTATGGGATATGGGGCATTTTCCTGGAGCAAAGTACTCACAACTCCGCACGGACTATTTGGCGGGCAATATTTCAAAGAAGAGCTTCCTCGCCAGGTACCACGACGTAGAAAATTACGGCGTTGAGGACTGGCGCAGAAATAG